One Hevea brasiliensis isolate MT/VB/25A 57/8 chromosome 6, ASM3005281v1, whole genome shotgun sequence genomic window, TAATTTTCTTATTAGTGCAAATCTGGTATCTAACAGAGTTAAATAGTGGAAATGATCTATATGGCTTATTTGAACTTATTTGAGATTAAAACTTAGTTGTACAATTTTCTGATCGCTAGAAATCATTAATACTGCCTGAGGTGGCCATGTATGACCACCTTAAGCAAATCAACCAAAAAAGACTAACAACAAAACTTGGCATCATTCTAAGAATTTTGGAATCAAGTTAATCACTGATCATTCTGGGATGTACAATCTTCCATTTCGCAGCCTGCCATGGAATCATAAAAGAGGAAACAAATTTAAGTTTAAACGCTCTATCGGCATTGAGAGCACTACCTTAATTTGATATATTCATCTGATTTTGGCCATTTCCAAAGGATTGACACGTGTTGCACTGTGGCTCGCATATTACCAATAAGTGTTCATGATCAACTATAAATAATTAAAGCAGTGAGTgattatcttaaaaaaaaaaaaaaatcaatttaatatgAGACGAATTCCTGACAATTTCATTGGAGAATTCGGTGAAATTTTTCTCAAATGAAACAAATGTCCTCCTCTATCTCGTTCACGTGTCGGGTTTTTGTCTTTTCGGACGCATTTTTATTGACACTTGTTATCTCTTCTCGATGACTTTCAATTCCATTTTTTGAAATCTTTGATCCTAAGAGTTTTAGTTGCTTTCTAAGCCTTTGCTCTAGTTGTCAGCATGCTTTTCTTCCCCGTCGGCGGAAGGCGGCAGCACTGGCATGACTGGGTGGTTATCGTCTCTGATGTCTGCCTAGGGTTCGTAGGTTGGGTGGGTTGGACTGCTCTTTGCTTGTTGGGTTGCCTTTATGCTGGGTTTGTTCTTTGGGTCTATAGGTTTCTTCCTTGGCCTTTAGAAGACCTTGAAATGCAATGAATTAATGTTTGCAGAAAAGAAAAACTGAGCGACTGAAGGGCCAGCAATTGTTTCTGTTCATTGGTAAAAAAACAATAGGGAAAAATATAATCTAGTGCCTGTATTTTCACGCCTTTGCCATTCAAGGGCTAAAGAAAGTTTCCTCGCAATTTAGGAATATAACTACTACGTCATTAGTACTTTGGAGATAAAAGTAGCTTAATTCTACGTTTGACTAATTACTATATTGGTATCAGCGTCACATTTGATGATATGTTGACATCGGCACTATAGTAGTTGAATTAGACATATGATTATTAGGTGCCACATTAATATGAGCATGTCTTACTCATATGGCGTTGACATCAGCATAAATGTGGTAATGATGTTAGAATGCCACAACAATGCTATCAAGGCTGTTAGCCCCCAAAATGCCAAAGGTGTAGTAGTTGAATCTCTAAATTGCaacgaaaatttttttaaaatatatatatataaattaaaagaaaagttcAACTAGGAAGTGGACTAAACCTCACAGTCTATATTCAAtatgtaaattatataaaaacaAACATAAATTTAGATAGCACACGGCACCCTTTCTCGAAGGTGGATAATCAGAATAGTTATAGTGGGTGTGGTGGTCTCAAAACAACGTTCGGCTGCGGCGCATGCTTTCAAAGGCCTGGATCGAATCTGCCATTTTGTACCATTGTTTTCGATATGATAAAACGATGatcatatatttatttaatattataattaaataaaacgatGATTAAGAGAGAAAATTTTGATGTTTGGGTCTATATAATAAGTAAAGGGAAAAAAATAACAAGAATAAGGAGTGGGGTTTTGACACATGTTAGGGTTCAAGAAAGAATAAAAAGAAGAAAGATGTAAGGGTAGTGGGCTTTAAAGTTGATCCCTCGACACATGGCTGTTGCCTATATTTTAATGTCTTACATTGGACTGCTTTGCTTTTTAATGTTAGTATGGTTGGTGGAATTTGTGTTTTCAGCCGAAAGGATTAAAAgggttctttctttttcttttgtgttGCGTTGGGGACCATAGACAGCTTCATTATTTTCTTTAAccctttaatcaatttatataataaaGTAGGATTAAGAGAATATTATATCATTTTAAAAGTGATTGTGAAGGTTTTTTAAACGAATCTGTAAATTAAATAATATGTTTTTAATTATTAGATTAAGTTAAGTTAGATAAAATgaatataaaaattaagaaaatcgaAATCTCAGCGTAAAGAAGTTTCTTGATAAGAACGTAATGGcagattttttaattttataattagaattatgaaaaAGTGTAGAGAGAGATTCCTTTACCATGCATGTATCTCTTGATCCACTAaaatgaagtgtttttttttttaattgtataattagaatatcatccATGAAAGGATGTTTCATCTTGATTTTTAATCAATGATTCAACTTTATTAGATTAATTATGGGTCTGTTCGGTATTATTATTGAAAATgttatttagaaaattatttttttaaatatattatttagagagtataaaaaaataatttaaaattaaatttgataaattttaattataagaatattaaaataataattttttttaaactatttttttaaataacatttaaaatgatatttttatttaaaaaaatagtttCGTCCCTTCAATGTCAAACATTCATTATAATTGATTTTCGTCTAATAAATTTGAAtggaattttaataaaatttagtaaattataatataagatacaaaatataatgattttatttatataaattaaattttaataataaatatattagaaTTAGAGagatgattatatatatatatatatatatatatatatatatatatatacacacgatGAATATAGAGTAATAagatatcaatgaattttaatttaataatattaaaattatttttaggatTGTAAGAGTTAAAATTCAGATCTTAGtcttaattgtaaaaaaaaaaagaccatgaatgaaattaagaaaaaaaaaattctgaagaAAATGTGTGTAAAAATTGTCTATTAACATTTTTCTTTGGAAGTCTAAAGAGTAGCACATGAAGGTCAAAAATCTCGTGGGTCAACAAAAATAACAGGAGAAGGTGGCCTAGATTTCATCCAATCAAACGGTTCACAACTTTCATCATCATTTTGCTTCTCATCATCACCCATCTTCTTGATGCACCACAAATCTTCAGCCCAAGAGAACTTCCTCCAATGTGGAATCACATCTCTAACAGGGTCAAGGTGGCCCACTTCAGCCACAACGGCCCCACATCCATCATCATCTTTAGCCATATTATGAGCGAAGGCACACAGAGCCTTCAATAGCCGCGAAGCACTGTTGCCTTCCTTGTATAGACCATGCAAGAAATAGACACCAAATTGTCTGAATACATCAGGAAAAGAAGGCAACCTTAGCCATGGCATCCAAGAATCCAGCAACCTAGAACCCACACAACATGCATACTTGAACATGGAAACTCCTTTCACTTGCAATTTGAACACTTCCTTCGTGTTCCAAACACTCAGGAGAGCAAAACTTGAGGGAAGAATCCCTGTCTTAGGATCCCATTTAGGGAGGGATTTTTTGGGCATGGCCATAAATGTGCCCAAATTGAGCTTGCTAGACAAAATTGTGTCAATATCTTTAGGGAAAAATTCTGCACTGTTGCCAAATACTCCGCGATAGAGTGTTCCGGCGAGTTTCGGGGTTAGCCGGACGATGGCAATGCCGGAGCCTATTGTCTTGTAATGGGCATGAACCGGCTGCACCAACATTGAAAGGGTACGAAATTTTGTGTAAGAACATTTTCTTGTGAATAAATTGATTGAAGGTTCATTGGTACAATCTGTAGCCATGTATGCATACTCTGCACCTTTTTGCTTGCACCATTCTTCTATTTCTTGAACCAATTTGGTGCCAATGCCAAGCCTCCTGTATATACCCAACATTGATTATACAAAATTGTTAACTAATTGGTTTTTGTCCAATTTGGAGGTACGTACCTTGTGTTTAAAATTGTAGGAGCATTTTCAAAGATAATGTAAGAGGAGGattcttggaatttaaaattcaaattcttTGATCATGGTCACATCTAGGAAAGCCTTGCCAAATTATATCAGACAAGTCAATAGGAATAATATTAATATAGATAGCTGTTGTACTCATATATGCTATAGCTAGTTGATGGTTTAGTGGGgttcttgttctttttctttttcttttcctttttttggcATGTGCTAGATATACAAAGTAGAGATACAAAGACAAGAGTTAACGAAAAAGTTATTTCATATTTAAATAAAGGGATTATCGTGTTCTTTCGGAGTACATATTTCATCTTTCATAAAATATGAGAGTTACTGCTCTTAAATTTCAGTACTtatatgttataatttttttaaatataaagaaGATTATTAAGTGTatttaaagaattaaaatttaaggcTCTTTTATAAATTCTTACATAAATTATAAAAAGTGGTTCCACGGTATGCCTTTATAACACATACGTTACAAGGAACATGTTATGTAGGCTTTGTGGTCAATAATTAAATAGAAGAAGAGTTTACATGTGTCAATTACAGGCTAGCTTGCATTTGGCTTGCCTTAATTCCATGATACGAGGAACAATTAGTTTCTCTTTATGGTCGAATCTAATCTTGTTTTTATGGGGTGGTATTATTGGTTCACTAGAACCCACAAAACCACACATGAAAATGCATACAGAGAGACCACTAACAGTAAAACAGAGAAGACgatagagaagaagaagaagaagaagaattcatGATACAGAGAGTTACCTTTCTCTTTCAAAATTTTATAAGTAGAAAAAAGAAATAACATTCATAGATTAGAAAAGGGTCTGAATGATAAGAAAAAAAAGAACC contains:
- the LOC110644858 gene encoding probable N-acetyltransferase HLS1 gives rise to the protein MSLRVAAENLPMLGDGAAENLVVLVREYDEESDKTAVEEMEKRCEVGQRGKPSLVTDLLGDPICRVRQFPSHVMLVAEYYGGGEIVGVIRACVKTVTRGGNSAAVAYILGLRVSPAHRRLGIGTKLVQEIEEWCKQKGAEYAYMATDCTNEPSINLFTRKCSYTKFRTLSMLVQPVHAHYKTIGSGIAIVRLTPKLAGTLYRGVFGNSAEFFPKDIDTILSSKLNLGTFMAMPKKSLPKWDPKTGILPSSFALLSVWNTKEVFKLQVKGVSMFKYACCVGSRLLDSWMPWLRLPSFPDVFRQFGVYFLHGLYKEGNSASRLLKALCAFAHNMAKDDDGCGAVVAEVGHLDPVRDVIPHWRKFSWAEDLWCIKKMGDDEKQNDDESCEPFDWMKSRPPSPVIFVDPRDF